CCGGTATTTTTCTTTCGAAAAAGCTTGCCGACAATGAAGAAGCTGCGAAGCGTTTCTTAAAAGTTTACGCAAAAGCGACCCAATACTATTATGACGCTGTCTTAACTAAAGAAGGCGATAAAATCGTACCTGGCGAGAACTATGATGAAGTCATTGAGATTATTGCAAAATATACGGATCAAGAGCCTGATCTGATTAAAAAAGGCCTTCCTTATATGGATCGCGACGGAAAGCTGCTTGCTGACGACATCCAAACGCAAGTAGACTGGTATGCAAAAGAAAAATTGATCGATAAATCATTTGATGCAAGTGAAATTGTAAACACAGAGTTGTTGGACGAAGCGCTTAAAGAATAACGTTCATCAACCTTTTAAAGGACTAGGGAAGTGAAGCACCTATGAACATCGTCATCGAAAATGTTGGAAAAACGTTTATTGATTCAAAGAAAAAAGAAGTAACTGCACTAGAGAACATTAACTTTACAATTGCCGATCAGGAATTTGTCGTGCTTGTAGGCCCGAGCGGGTGCGGAAAATCAACATTGCTGAACATCGTCGGGGGGCTGCTCTCCCCGTCGAGCGGTTCGGTTTATTTTGAAGGGGAAGGGTTAAAAAATAAAAATCCGAATTTGGGGATTGTCTTTCAGGAAATTGCTCTTTTCCCATGGCGGACAGTATTTGAAAATGTCGTCTACGGTTTGCAAGAACAGAAAGCAAGCAAACAAGAACAAAAAGAAAAAGGCCAATACTACATCGATATGGTGGGGTTAACCGGCTTTGAAAAGGCTTATCCGAAACAACTGTCAGGCGGAATGAAGCAAAGAGCGGGGATTGCAAGAGCGCTCGCGATTGAACCAGACTTGCTTCTCATGGACGAGCCGTTTTCAGCCCTTGATGCGCAGACGCGCACATTAATGCAAGAAGAACTTCTAACGATATGGAATCGAACAAAACTAAGTACGCTTTATGTTACACATAATATTCATGAAGCCGTTTATTTAGCGGATCGTGTGATTGTACTATCGCGGCACCCGGGGCGTATAAAAAGCATTATTACGATCGATTTGCCGAAAATAGGAAGAAATGACGACCAATATCGTGAACAATTTGAGCAGTATGCTGATGACATCTGGCAGCTCATTCGCCATGATGCCCAAGAAGCATTGAAGGAGGGATAAGCGGTGAGTGTAGAAAAGAAAAAAATTACAAACCGCGTCGCCTTTCTAGAACAAAAGATTCCTCTCTATGCTTCTGTGCTTGGTATAGCAGGATTAATCATCTTATGGGAAGCCGTTTGCCAACTTGGCATTGTTCCCCCGCTCTTTTTACCTGCCCCGTCAGCCATTATTCTTGCGGGTTGGGATATGCTGACAAACGGTGAACTCGTTGATAACTTGCTAGCCAGCTTGTACCGGATTGTTATTGGTTATTCCATTGGTGCAACGGTAGGGATTTTAGTTGGACTTATTCTCGGTTTTTCAAGATGGTTTGACGCAATTGGCACCCCAATTGTCTATTCCATTTATCCGATTCCAAAAATTGCTTTGTTGCCGCTGTTTATTTTATGGCTTGGCATCGGAGAATTGTCGAAAGTGACAATTATCGCGCTAGGCGTCTTTTTTCCCGTTGTCATTAATACGTATTCAGGGGTTAAAAGTGTTGATCAAATGCTGATTAAAGCAGCGGTTACATTTGGATCGAATTATTTTAATGTCATTCGAAAAGTCATTTTACCCGGCGCACTTCCTATGATTTTTGCCGGCCTTAAGCTTGCTGCAGGAACATCGCTTCTCTTGCTTGTTGCCGCAGAAATGATCGCCGCACAGAAAGGGATCGGATCCATGGTACTGCATTACGGGAACTTAATGATTACGACAAAGCTTATGGTTGGCGTATTAATCCTTTCTTTACTTGGCTTAACATTTAATAGGGTTCTTCAATGGATAGAATATAAGCTTTTGCCTTGGAAATAAGAAAAAACGCTAACGCGTTCTTTCTTATTTCTCTAACCATTCATTTACCCGATCTCCGTGATTTGCTACCCACTCTTCGGCTAGTTCTCCAAGTTTTTTTCTCTTCTTGTTCCATTTTTAGCTGCCATTCTTCGATTTCATCAAGAGTTAATGTCATATTGGAATAAAGTTTGTAGGCTTCAGGTGCCTTTTCTTTCAAGACGGCTATTATTAAACGCCATAAAAAGATTTCCTCCAATTTTTTTAAAAAAGCAAGTTTTATGTTGAACGAAGCGGTTTTTACCTTGTAAAATGAAAGTTCATCCTCTTTCCCTGCTTCGGGTTACATCATAACATACGTTTATTTCAATTTCGAATGAACGAAAGTAGTGAAAGTTTTTTCAATATTAGGTATAATGGATTAATAAAAATATTGGGAAATATTGACTAATAAAATATGGTTAAAAGGAGGACAACGAGAGGCAAGAAGGTCGAGGAAGCGTAGCCGCTGAGAAACGGAGCGTATGTTTGTAGGATATGTGAGTAGCGGAAGGCAAGCTGACGAAGAGATTCGCAGTCTATTAAGGAAAGTTCGACTAAATGCATCACGTCCTGTGAACACGTTGAACTGACGTACCTCCTGTAAGCCTCCAAGACTTTTTGGACATCCTCTAATAAAGAGTGGTCAACATGATGTACATAATCATTGGAATTTATGGTCTTCTTCTTGGCTCTTTTTTTAATGTCGTCGGATTCCGAATACCCAAAGGGAAATCAATCGTAAGCCCGCGTTCCGCTTGTTCTAAGTGTAGTCAGAAACTATCATGGATTGAACTCATCCCGTTTTTTTCGTACATGATGCAAAAAGGAACGTGCCGCAAGTGTGGGCAGCCGATTTCCCCTCTTTATCCAACCATTGAGCTATTGACAGCAGTACTATTCGTTTTCGCTTATTTTGTTTTTGGATTTAGCATGGGCCTAGTCGTCGCGCTTACACTTATTTCACTGCTTGTCATCATTACGATAACCGACCTTACATATACAATGATCCCTGATAAACTTTTATTCTTTTTCTTTTTGCTTTTCTTTGCAGAACGATTGGTTTATCCATTGGATCCTTGGTGGAATTCACTTATGGGAGGGGTGGTGGCGTTCTTAGTTCTTTACGTGATTGCTTTTGTAAGTCAAGGAGGGATGGGAGGCGGTGATATTAAGCTGTTTACGCTTATTGGTTTTGCTGTTGGATTGAAAGTGTTTTTATTATCTTTTTTTCTAGCAACGTTATTTGCCGCAATATACGGAAGTTTTGGCATTCTATTCGGCAAGATGAAAAAGAAAAGTGTTGTCCCATTTGGGCCTTTTATTGCAGTTGGAACGTTATTATCATTCTTTTTTTATGAGTCAATTATGGACGTGTATTTATCACTTTTCTTAATCTAACCCTTAGCAATGGAGGTCATGTCATGAGAGAAGAACAAACGAGATACTCTCGTCTTGCGAATTTAACGAAGCTAATCAATACAAAATTCGATTTGCGCCAAGTTCTCGAACACGTCGTCATTGCAATATCGGAAGAAATTGTACAGTGTGATTCAGTTGGGATTTATTTGCCGCAAGAGGATGGAACGTTCAGAGGCTATGTGGGCAAACCAGAAGTGATTAACGGAATGACGTTGGATATGCATATCGTCGATCCAAAAGTCGATCGTCTTGCAAAAGAGGTAATCGAAACGAAAAAAGCGATCTATATTCCGGATACTTCGGTAGATAACCGACCTGACAAAAGGGCAGTTGAATCATTCAAAATTAAATCGCTTTTTGCGCTTCCCATTTTTTATGAAGAGGAATTATATGGATTAGTATACTTATTTGATTATGGTATTTCGATGAATTTATCGAAATCTGAAATTCAATCGGCGGAAGCGTACGTCAACATGGCAGCTGTTGCAATCCGAAATACAAAGGAATTTGAACGTAAGGAAGCGCTTATTCAGGAAAAACAGCTGCTATTGAACGCTACCCGAGATTTGTCTCTCTGTTCTACGATGCAAGAAGCGCTCGATCGAGCATTTTCATATATCGCAAAAGTGCTTCATAACGGCAATATTGGCGTCCATCTTCTTGACCCGGTTGCTGAAAGCAATTTTAGCCCTGCAAAATTAAGCAAGGAAAGCGATTGGACGGAAGAAGATTGGAAGAAGACTCACAGCAAAGTGAGGGTAAACCATCAAGAAGATCTGCTGTTTAAAGAAGTCATTCGAACGAAAGAAGCAATCTTAGTTCCAGACGTTTCAGTTGATCCGAGGCCAAGCCAAGACGCGTGCCGAAGGTTTGGAATAAAAGGGTTATTTATGCTTCCTTTAGTAGCGATGGGAGAGGTTTTAGGCATTATCGCTGTTGTAAATCTTGAGAAAGCCGGGCATGTTTATACGAGGGCTGAAATGCAGCTTGCAGAATCGATTGTCAATGCGACAGCTTCTACTCTCTCAAACTTGCTCAGGCTTGAAAAACAAGATTTAATCATTCGGGAACGGACGCTGGCCTTAACTGAAAAAAACAAAGAGTTAGAAGAAGC
This portion of the Pueribacillus theae genome encodes:
- a CDS encoding ABC transporter ATP-binding protein — translated: MNIVIENVGKTFIDSKKKEVTALENINFTIADQEFVVLVGPSGCGKSTLLNIVGGLLSPSSGSVYFEGEGLKNKNPNLGIVFQEIALFPWRTVFENVVYGLQEQKASKQEQKEKGQYYIDMVGLTGFEKAYPKQLSGGMKQRAGIARALAIEPDLLLMDEPFSALDAQTRTLMQEELLTIWNRTKLSTLYVTHNIHEAVYLADRVIVLSRHPGRIKSIITIDLPKIGRNDDQYREQFEQYADDIWQLIRHDAQEALKEG
- a CDS encoding ABC transporter permease, yielding MSVEKKKITNRVAFLEQKIPLYASVLGIAGLIILWEAVCQLGIVPPLFLPAPSAIILAGWDMLTNGELVDNLLASLYRIVIGYSIGATVGILVGLILGFSRWFDAIGTPIVYSIYPIPKIALLPLFILWLGIGELSKVTIIALGVFFPVVINTYSGVKSVDQMLIKAAVTFGSNYFNVIRKVILPGALPMIFAGLKLAAGTSLLLLVAAEMIAAQKGIGSMVLHYGNLMITTKLMVGVLILSLLGLTFNRVLQWIEYKLLPWK
- a CDS encoding prepilin peptidase, whose translation is MMYIIIGIYGLLLGSFFNVVGFRIPKGKSIVSPRSACSKCSQKLSWIELIPFFSYMMQKGTCRKCGQPISPLYPTIELLTAVLFVFAYFVFGFSMGLVVALTLISLLVIITITDLTYTMIPDKLLFFFFLLFFAERLVYPLDPWWNSLMGGVVAFLVLYVIAFVSQGGMGGGDIKLFTLIGFAVGLKVFLLSFFLATLFAAIYGSFGILFGKMKKKSVVPFGPFIAVGTLLSFFFYESIMDVYLSLFLI